One genomic region from Electrophorus electricus isolate fEleEle1 chromosome 23, fEleEle1.pri, whole genome shotgun sequence encodes:
- the pxnb gene encoding paxillin isoform X1, whose amino-acid sequence MDDLDALLADLESSTAHISKCPVFLPDETPYSFPSGGGSLIHDDSAPPPVPPPPSSEALNGSLQNQSDSRDSSQQSLGSLQRSALSRNSRSPPASSHSEEDHVYSFPNKQKPSESSTAAMSSALGSNLSELDRLLLELNAVQQSTPSFSTTEDAAPPLPTCSSAHYIQENGAHPGVKLSAGTADKPQRNGTKGAEEGRPTVESLLSELECSIPAPAHLDAPSEQQGRMSATSATRELDELMACLSDFKVQSNPSSLGSLNSEPLFDQSSSFSTVVEVHSPPATITPVCSPPSKSASYSPLPSPPEALVLHIVEDSTEAGATTSSSVAKSIPSSPLFASLAFAPPSSRRSPAAQPGSVADASASALNAELESLAALSRTTSTSTVSSSNPGDGGRCPAGPESPSVSAGIKSVSPPTCMSSSKPPTPTSLPASRKTPEGVSPSVPLASNGLHHVTSPEPKPAAPSTSATTVPIALTLSESLIIQSPSPPKHASSHLTTPPMVPKVSSPRPQAEQPESVTVTPRPPPPLGLEAPALEHSLDDALDDLLAMSFGKPGGDVPGTASAAPKPNLAARPAVFEEVIVSVDRRVTQPDMHAESEAGDGLLEDQSDCRSKLLDWADVELKLPYDGADGSVTPVTEASWMDDSLTPSSCPGTPDAQIDMPSLQPTSPMDRISASGHIKSVIRRTKETPNVHPMYRDGLIRRKMGPLIFHKSSSQDRLIEELQGKLGIARKERPKKQPDDWLTEGVIVMSNPKRSWEDHSREVDKIIIPPESPLPQRKIMAQGKGPNTQVNKLDNMLGSLQSDLHKLGVQTVAKGVCGACCKPIVGQVVTAMGRTWHPEHFVCTHCQEEIGSRNFFERDGQPYCERDYHHLFSPRCYYCNGPILDKVVTALDRTWHPEHFFCAQCGAFFGPEGFHEKDGKAYCRKDYFDLFAPKCGGCARAILENYISALNSLWHPECFVCRECFTPFVNGSFFEHDGQPYCEVHYHERRGSLCSGCQKPITGRCITAMGKKFHPEHFVCAFCLKQLNKGTFKEQNDKPYCHGCFIKLFS is encoded by the exons ACGCGCTGCTGGCGGACCTGGAGTCCTCCACCGCTCACATCTCCAAGTGTCCCGTGTTCCTGCCCGACGAGACGCCCTACTCCTTCCCCAGTGGCGGCGGCTCCCTTATCCACGATGACTCCGCTCCGCCTCCTGTGCCCCCTCCGCCTTCTTCCGAGGCCTTGAACGGATCGCTCCAGAATCAGTCCGACTCCCGCGACTCCTCGCAGCAG TCTCTTGGCTCTCTCCAAAGAAGCGCGTTGTCTCGGAACAGCCGCAGCCCCCCGGCCTCCTCTCATTCCGAAGAGGACCACGTCTACAG TTTTCCCAACAAGCAGAAGCCTTCGGAGTCGTCCACGGCAGCCATGAGCTCTGCACTGGGCAGCAACCTGTCTGAGCTGGACCGCCTGCTCCTGGAGCTCAACGCCGTGCAGCAAAGCACACCCTCCTTCTCTACCACAG AGGACGCGGCCCCTCCGCTTCCCACCTGCAGCTCGGCGCACTACATCCAGGAGAACGGCGCCCACCCGGGCGTTAAGCTGAGTGCCGGCACCGCGGACAAGCCCCAGAGGAACGGCACGAAGGGAGCCGAGGAGGGCCGCCCCACCGTGGAGAGCCTGCTCAGCGAACTGGAGTGCTCCATACCGGCCCCAGC GCACCTGGACGCCCCCTCCGAGCAGCAGGGCCGCATGTCGGCCACCTCGGCCACGCGGGAGCTGGACGAACTCATGGCCTGCCTGTCCGACTTCAAGGTGCAGAGCAAT CCGAGCTCTTTGGGCTCGCTGAATTCTGAGCCCCTGTTTGATCAGTCCAGCAGCTTCTCTACGGTCGTGGAAGTCCATTCTCCTCCCGCCACAATAACCCCCGTCTGCAGTCCACCCAGTAAATCTGCTAGCTACTCTCCGCTGCCGTCCCCTCCTGAGGCCCTAGTGCTGCACATAGTAGAAGATTCCACCGAAGCAGGGGCCACGACCTCCTCGAGCGTAGCCAAATCTATCCCCTCGTCTCCCCTTTTTGCATCTTTGGCTTTCGCCCCGCCCAGCTCTAGGCGTTCCCCCGCGGCTCAACCCGGCTCCGTCGCCGACGCGTCTGCCTCCGCGCTGAACGCCGAGCTGGAATCTCTTGCCGCTCTGTCCCGGACTACCAGTACCTCCACCGTGTCCTCCTCCAACCCCGGCGACGGGGGTCGTTGCCCTGCCGGGCCAGAGAGTCCCTCGGTCAGCGCAGGGATTAAGTCGGTATCTCCCCCGACTTGTATGTCGTCTTCGAAACCTCCTACCCCGACAAGTCTGCCTGCCAGCAGAAAGACCCCAGAGGGAGTTAGTCCTTCAGTTCCTTTAGCTTCTAATGGTCTCCATCATGTAACCAGTCCCGAGCCCAAACCTGCCGCTCCATCTACCAGTGCTACCACTGTTCCCATCGCTCTCACTCTCAGCGAATCACTCATCATACAGTCTCCATCGCCTCCCAAGCATGCTTCTTCTCACCTCACAACACCCCCGATGGTGCCCAAGGTGTCCAGCCCGAGACCTCAGGCAGAGCAGCCTGAGTCGGTCACCGTTACCCCGAGACCACCACCTCCACTTGGGCTGGAGGCACCGGCTCTGGAGCACTCTCTGGACGACGCCCTCGACGACCTCCTGGCCATGAGCTTCGGCAAGCCGGGGGGCGATGTCCCCGGCACGGCTTCGGCGGCCCCTAAGCCGAACCTCGCAGCGCGGCCGGCGGTCTTCGAGGAGGTGATCGTGTCCGTGGACCGTAGGGTGACGCAGCCGGACATGCACGCGGAGAGCGAGGCCGGGGACGGTCTCCTCGAGGACCAGTCCGACTGCCGGAGCAAGCTTCTCGACTGGGCCGATGTGGAGCTGAAGCTGCCCTACGACGGAGCCGATGGTTCCGTGACGCCCGTGACGGAGGCCAGCTGGATGGACGACTCGCTGACGCCGTCCTCCTGCCCCGGGACCCCTGATGCCCAGATAGACATGCCCTCGCTGCAGCCGACCAGCCCCATGGACAGGATCTCAGCCTCTGGACAC ATCAAGTCGGTGATCAGGCGCACCAAGGAGACGCCCAACGTCCACCCCATGTACCGGGATGGCCTGATCCGGAGAAAGATGGGCCCGCTCATCTTCCACAAGAGCAGCTCCCAGGACCGCCTCATCGAGGAGCTGCAGGGCAAGCTGGGAATCGCTCGCAAGGAGCGGCCCAAAAAACAGCCCGACGACTGGCTGACAGAAGGGGTCATTGTCATGTCGAACCCCAAGCGCTCATGGGAAGACCACAGCAGGGAGGTCGATAAG atCATCATCCCCCCCGAGTCTCCTCTCCCTCAGAGGAAG ATCATGGCCCAGGGGAAGGGCCCCAACACGCAGGTCAATAAACTGGACAACATGCTGGGCAGCCTGCAGTCTGACCTCCACAAGCTGGGCGTTCAGACCGTGGCCAAGGGCGTGTGCGGAGCCTGCTGCAAGCCAATCGTTGGCCAG GTGGTGACGGCCATGGGCCGCACATGGCATCCGGAGCATTTTGTGTGCACGCACTGCCAGGAGGAGATTGGTTCTAGAAACTTCTTTGAGCGGGACGGCCAGCCGTACTGCGAGAGGGACTACCACCACCTCTTCTCCCCGCGCTGCTACTATTGCAACGGCCCCATTCTGGAT AAAGTGGTGACTGCCCTGGACAGGACGTGGCATCCGGAACACTTCTTCTGCGCTCAGTGCGGAGCCTTCTTTGGCCCTGAGG gtttcCACGAGAAAGATGGGAAGGCGTACTGCCGTAAGGACTACTTTGACCTGTTCGCTCCCAAGTGTGGAGGGTGTGCCCGTGCTATTCTGGAGAACTACATCTCTGCCCTGAATAGCCTCTGGCATCCCGAGTGTTTTGTCTGcagg GAGTGCTTCACGCCATTCGTGAACGGCAGCTTCTTCGAGCATGACGGGCAGCCGTACTGCGAGGTGCACTATCACGAGCGGCGCGGCTCACTCTGCTCCGGCTGCCAGAAGCCCATCACTGGCCGCTGCATCACGGCCATGGGCAAGAAGTTCCACCCTGAACACTTCGTCTGCGCCTTCTGCCTCAAACAGCTCAACAAGGGCACCTTCAAGGAGCAGAATGACAAACCCTACTGTCACGGATGCTTCATCAAGCTCTTcagttag
- the pxnb gene encoding paxillin isoform X3: MDDLDALLADLESSTAHISKCPVFLPDETPYSFPSGGGSLIHDDSAPPPVPPPPSSEALNGSLQNQSDSRDSSQQSLGSLQRSALSRNSRSPPASSHSEEDHVYSFPNKQKPSESSTAAMSSALGSNLSELDRLLLELNAVQQSTPSFSTTEDAAPPLPTCSSAHYIQENGAHPGVKLSAGTADKPQRNGTKGAEEGRPTVESLLSELECSIPAPAHLDAPSEQQGRMSATSATRELDELMACLSDFKVQSNPSSLGSLNSEPLFDQSSSFSTVVEVHSPPATITPVCSPPSKSASYSPLPSPPEALVLHIVEDSTEAGATTSSSVAKSIPSSPLFASLAFAPPSSRRSPAAQPGSVADASASALNAELESLAALSRTTSTSTVSSSNPGDGGRCPAGPESPSVSAGIKSVSPPTCMSSSKPPTPTSLPASRKTPEGVSPSVPLASNGLHHVTSPEPKPAAPSTSATTVPIALTLSESLIIQSPSPPKHASSHLTTPPMVPKVSSPRPQAEQPESVTVTPRPPPPLGLEAPALEHSLDDALDDLLAMSFGKPGGDVPGTASAAPKPNLAARPAVFEEVIVSVDRRVTQPDMHAESEAGDGLLEDQSDCRSKLLDWADVELKLPYDGADGSVTPVTEASWMDDSLTPSSCPGTPDAQIDMPSLQPTSPMDRISASGHIKSVIRRTKETPNVHPMYRDGLIRRKMGPLIFHKSSSQDRLIEELQGKLGIARKERPKKQPDDWLTEGVIVMSNPKRSWEDHSREVDKIMAQGKGPNTQVNKLDNMLGSLQSDLHKLGVQTVAKGVCGACCKPIVGQVVTAMGRTWHPEHFVCTHCQEEIGSRNFFERDGQPYCERDYHHLFSPRCYYCNGPILDKVVTALDRTWHPEHFFCAQCGAFFGPEGFHEKDGKAYCRKDYFDLFAPKCGGCARAILENYISALNSLWHPECFVCRECFTPFVNGSFFEHDGQPYCEVHYHERRGSLCSGCQKPITGRCITAMGKKFHPEHFVCAFCLKQLNKGTFKEQNDKPYCHGCFIKLFS, encoded by the exons ACGCGCTGCTGGCGGACCTGGAGTCCTCCACCGCTCACATCTCCAAGTGTCCCGTGTTCCTGCCCGACGAGACGCCCTACTCCTTCCCCAGTGGCGGCGGCTCCCTTATCCACGATGACTCCGCTCCGCCTCCTGTGCCCCCTCCGCCTTCTTCCGAGGCCTTGAACGGATCGCTCCAGAATCAGTCCGACTCCCGCGACTCCTCGCAGCAG TCTCTTGGCTCTCTCCAAAGAAGCGCGTTGTCTCGGAACAGCCGCAGCCCCCCGGCCTCCTCTCATTCCGAAGAGGACCACGTCTACAG TTTTCCCAACAAGCAGAAGCCTTCGGAGTCGTCCACGGCAGCCATGAGCTCTGCACTGGGCAGCAACCTGTCTGAGCTGGACCGCCTGCTCCTGGAGCTCAACGCCGTGCAGCAAAGCACACCCTCCTTCTCTACCACAG AGGACGCGGCCCCTCCGCTTCCCACCTGCAGCTCGGCGCACTACATCCAGGAGAACGGCGCCCACCCGGGCGTTAAGCTGAGTGCCGGCACCGCGGACAAGCCCCAGAGGAACGGCACGAAGGGAGCCGAGGAGGGCCGCCCCACCGTGGAGAGCCTGCTCAGCGAACTGGAGTGCTCCATACCGGCCCCAGC GCACCTGGACGCCCCCTCCGAGCAGCAGGGCCGCATGTCGGCCACCTCGGCCACGCGGGAGCTGGACGAACTCATGGCCTGCCTGTCCGACTTCAAGGTGCAGAGCAAT CCGAGCTCTTTGGGCTCGCTGAATTCTGAGCCCCTGTTTGATCAGTCCAGCAGCTTCTCTACGGTCGTGGAAGTCCATTCTCCTCCCGCCACAATAACCCCCGTCTGCAGTCCACCCAGTAAATCTGCTAGCTACTCTCCGCTGCCGTCCCCTCCTGAGGCCCTAGTGCTGCACATAGTAGAAGATTCCACCGAAGCAGGGGCCACGACCTCCTCGAGCGTAGCCAAATCTATCCCCTCGTCTCCCCTTTTTGCATCTTTGGCTTTCGCCCCGCCCAGCTCTAGGCGTTCCCCCGCGGCTCAACCCGGCTCCGTCGCCGACGCGTCTGCCTCCGCGCTGAACGCCGAGCTGGAATCTCTTGCCGCTCTGTCCCGGACTACCAGTACCTCCACCGTGTCCTCCTCCAACCCCGGCGACGGGGGTCGTTGCCCTGCCGGGCCAGAGAGTCCCTCGGTCAGCGCAGGGATTAAGTCGGTATCTCCCCCGACTTGTATGTCGTCTTCGAAACCTCCTACCCCGACAAGTCTGCCTGCCAGCAGAAAGACCCCAGAGGGAGTTAGTCCTTCAGTTCCTTTAGCTTCTAATGGTCTCCATCATGTAACCAGTCCCGAGCCCAAACCTGCCGCTCCATCTACCAGTGCTACCACTGTTCCCATCGCTCTCACTCTCAGCGAATCACTCATCATACAGTCTCCATCGCCTCCCAAGCATGCTTCTTCTCACCTCACAACACCCCCGATGGTGCCCAAGGTGTCCAGCCCGAGACCTCAGGCAGAGCAGCCTGAGTCGGTCACCGTTACCCCGAGACCACCACCTCCACTTGGGCTGGAGGCACCGGCTCTGGAGCACTCTCTGGACGACGCCCTCGACGACCTCCTGGCCATGAGCTTCGGCAAGCCGGGGGGCGATGTCCCCGGCACGGCTTCGGCGGCCCCTAAGCCGAACCTCGCAGCGCGGCCGGCGGTCTTCGAGGAGGTGATCGTGTCCGTGGACCGTAGGGTGACGCAGCCGGACATGCACGCGGAGAGCGAGGCCGGGGACGGTCTCCTCGAGGACCAGTCCGACTGCCGGAGCAAGCTTCTCGACTGGGCCGATGTGGAGCTGAAGCTGCCCTACGACGGAGCCGATGGTTCCGTGACGCCCGTGACGGAGGCCAGCTGGATGGACGACTCGCTGACGCCGTCCTCCTGCCCCGGGACCCCTGATGCCCAGATAGACATGCCCTCGCTGCAGCCGACCAGCCCCATGGACAGGATCTCAGCCTCTGGACAC ATCAAGTCGGTGATCAGGCGCACCAAGGAGACGCCCAACGTCCACCCCATGTACCGGGATGGCCTGATCCGGAGAAAGATGGGCCCGCTCATCTTCCACAAGAGCAGCTCCCAGGACCGCCTCATCGAGGAGCTGCAGGGCAAGCTGGGAATCGCTCGCAAGGAGCGGCCCAAAAAACAGCCCGACGACTGGCTGACAGAAGGGGTCATTGTCATGTCGAACCCCAAGCGCTCATGGGAAGACCACAGCAGGGAGGTCGATAAG ATCATGGCCCAGGGGAAGGGCCCCAACACGCAGGTCAATAAACTGGACAACATGCTGGGCAGCCTGCAGTCTGACCTCCACAAGCTGGGCGTTCAGACCGTGGCCAAGGGCGTGTGCGGAGCCTGCTGCAAGCCAATCGTTGGCCAG GTGGTGACGGCCATGGGCCGCACATGGCATCCGGAGCATTTTGTGTGCACGCACTGCCAGGAGGAGATTGGTTCTAGAAACTTCTTTGAGCGGGACGGCCAGCCGTACTGCGAGAGGGACTACCACCACCTCTTCTCCCCGCGCTGCTACTATTGCAACGGCCCCATTCTGGAT AAAGTGGTGACTGCCCTGGACAGGACGTGGCATCCGGAACACTTCTTCTGCGCTCAGTGCGGAGCCTTCTTTGGCCCTGAGG gtttcCACGAGAAAGATGGGAAGGCGTACTGCCGTAAGGACTACTTTGACCTGTTCGCTCCCAAGTGTGGAGGGTGTGCCCGTGCTATTCTGGAGAACTACATCTCTGCCCTGAATAGCCTCTGGCATCCCGAGTGTTTTGTCTGcagg GAGTGCTTCACGCCATTCGTGAACGGCAGCTTCTTCGAGCATGACGGGCAGCCGTACTGCGAGGTGCACTATCACGAGCGGCGCGGCTCACTCTGCTCCGGCTGCCAGAAGCCCATCACTGGCCGCTGCATCACGGCCATGGGCAAGAAGTTCCACCCTGAACACTTCGTCTGCGCCTTCTGCCTCAAACAGCTCAACAAGGGCACCTTCAAGGAGCAGAATGACAAACCCTACTGTCACGGATGCTTCATCAAGCTCTTcagttag
- the pxnb gene encoding paxillin isoform X4: MDDLDALLADLESSTAHISKCPVFLPDETPYSFPSGGGSLIHDDSAPPPVPPPPSSEALNGSLQNQSDSRDSSQQSLGSLQRSALSRNSRSPPASSHSEEDHVYSFPNKQKPSESSTAAMSSALGSNLSELDRLLLELNAVQQSTPSFSTTEDAAPPLPTCSSAHYIQENGAHPGVKLSAGTADKPQRNGTKGAEEGRPTVESLLSELECSIPAPAHLDAPSEQQGRMSATSATRELDELMACLSDFKVQSNIMAQGKGPNTQVNKLDNMLGSLQSDLHKLGVQTVAKGVCGACCKPIVGQVVTAMGRTWHPEHFVCTHCQEEIGSRNFFERDGQPYCERDYHHLFSPRCYYCNGPILDKVVTALDRTWHPEHFFCAQCGAFFGPEGFHEKDGKAYCRKDYFDLFAPKCGGCARAILENYISALNSLWHPECFVCRECFTPFVNGSFFEHDGQPYCEVHYHERRGSLCSGCQKPITGRCITAMGKKFHPEHFVCAFCLKQLNKGTFKEQNDKPYCHGCFIKLFS, translated from the exons ACGCGCTGCTGGCGGACCTGGAGTCCTCCACCGCTCACATCTCCAAGTGTCCCGTGTTCCTGCCCGACGAGACGCCCTACTCCTTCCCCAGTGGCGGCGGCTCCCTTATCCACGATGACTCCGCTCCGCCTCCTGTGCCCCCTCCGCCTTCTTCCGAGGCCTTGAACGGATCGCTCCAGAATCAGTCCGACTCCCGCGACTCCTCGCAGCAG TCTCTTGGCTCTCTCCAAAGAAGCGCGTTGTCTCGGAACAGCCGCAGCCCCCCGGCCTCCTCTCATTCCGAAGAGGACCACGTCTACAG TTTTCCCAACAAGCAGAAGCCTTCGGAGTCGTCCACGGCAGCCATGAGCTCTGCACTGGGCAGCAACCTGTCTGAGCTGGACCGCCTGCTCCTGGAGCTCAACGCCGTGCAGCAAAGCACACCCTCCTTCTCTACCACAG AGGACGCGGCCCCTCCGCTTCCCACCTGCAGCTCGGCGCACTACATCCAGGAGAACGGCGCCCACCCGGGCGTTAAGCTGAGTGCCGGCACCGCGGACAAGCCCCAGAGGAACGGCACGAAGGGAGCCGAGGAGGGCCGCCCCACCGTGGAGAGCCTGCTCAGCGAACTGGAGTGCTCCATACCGGCCCCAGC GCACCTGGACGCCCCCTCCGAGCAGCAGGGCCGCATGTCGGCCACCTCGGCCACGCGGGAGCTGGACGAACTCATGGCCTGCCTGTCCGACTTCAAGGTGCAGAGCAAT ATCATGGCCCAGGGGAAGGGCCCCAACACGCAGGTCAATAAACTGGACAACATGCTGGGCAGCCTGCAGTCTGACCTCCACAAGCTGGGCGTTCAGACCGTGGCCAAGGGCGTGTGCGGAGCCTGCTGCAAGCCAATCGTTGGCCAG GTGGTGACGGCCATGGGCCGCACATGGCATCCGGAGCATTTTGTGTGCACGCACTGCCAGGAGGAGATTGGTTCTAGAAACTTCTTTGAGCGGGACGGCCAGCCGTACTGCGAGAGGGACTACCACCACCTCTTCTCCCCGCGCTGCTACTATTGCAACGGCCCCATTCTGGAT AAAGTGGTGACTGCCCTGGACAGGACGTGGCATCCGGAACACTTCTTCTGCGCTCAGTGCGGAGCCTTCTTTGGCCCTGAGG gtttcCACGAGAAAGATGGGAAGGCGTACTGCCGTAAGGACTACTTTGACCTGTTCGCTCCCAAGTGTGGAGGGTGTGCCCGTGCTATTCTGGAGAACTACATCTCTGCCCTGAATAGCCTCTGGCATCCCGAGTGTTTTGTCTGcagg GAGTGCTTCACGCCATTCGTGAACGGCAGCTTCTTCGAGCATGACGGGCAGCCGTACTGCGAGGTGCACTATCACGAGCGGCGCGGCTCACTCTGCTCCGGCTGCCAGAAGCCCATCACTGGCCGCTGCATCACGGCCATGGGCAAGAAGTTCCACCCTGAACACTTCGTCTGCGCCTTCTGCCTCAAACAGCTCAACAAGGGCACCTTCAAGGAGCAGAATGACAAACCCTACTGTCACGGATGCTTCATCAAGCTCTTcagttag
- the pxnb gene encoding paxillin isoform X2, with amino-acid sequence MDDLDALLADLESSTAHISKCPVFLPDETPYSFPSGGGSLIHDDSAPPPVPPPPSSEALNGSLQNQSDSRDSSQQSLGSLQRSALSRNSRSPPASSHSEEDHVYSFPNKQKPSESSTAAMSSALGSNLSELDRLLLELNAVQQSTPSFSTTEDAAPPLPTCSSAHYIQENGAHPGVKLSAGTADKPQRNGTKGAEEGRPTVESLLSELECSIPAPAHLDAPSEQQGRMSATSATRELDELMACLSDFKPSSLGSLNSEPLFDQSSSFSTVVEVHSPPATITPVCSPPSKSASYSPLPSPPEALVLHIVEDSTEAGATTSSSVAKSIPSSPLFASLAFAPPSSRRSPAAQPGSVADASASALNAELESLAALSRTTSTSTVSSSNPGDGGRCPAGPESPSVSAGIKSVSPPTCMSSSKPPTPTSLPASRKTPEGVSPSVPLASNGLHHVTSPEPKPAAPSTSATTVPIALTLSESLIIQSPSPPKHASSHLTTPPMVPKVSSPRPQAEQPESVTVTPRPPPPLGLEAPALEHSLDDALDDLLAMSFGKPGGDVPGTASAAPKPNLAARPAVFEEVIVSVDRRVTQPDMHAESEAGDGLLEDQSDCRSKLLDWADVELKLPYDGADGSVTPVTEASWMDDSLTPSSCPGTPDAQIDMPSLQPTSPMDRISASGHIKSVIRRTKETPNVHPMYRDGLIRRKMGPLIFHKSSSQDRLIEELQGKLGIARKERPKKQPDDWLTEGVIVMSNPKRSWEDHSREVDKIIIPPESPLPQRKIMAQGKGPNTQVNKLDNMLGSLQSDLHKLGVQTVAKGVCGACCKPIVGQVVTAMGRTWHPEHFVCTHCQEEIGSRNFFERDGQPYCERDYHHLFSPRCYYCNGPILDKVVTALDRTWHPEHFFCAQCGAFFGPEGFHEKDGKAYCRKDYFDLFAPKCGGCARAILENYISALNSLWHPECFVCRECFTPFVNGSFFEHDGQPYCEVHYHERRGSLCSGCQKPITGRCITAMGKKFHPEHFVCAFCLKQLNKGTFKEQNDKPYCHGCFIKLFS; translated from the exons ACGCGCTGCTGGCGGACCTGGAGTCCTCCACCGCTCACATCTCCAAGTGTCCCGTGTTCCTGCCCGACGAGACGCCCTACTCCTTCCCCAGTGGCGGCGGCTCCCTTATCCACGATGACTCCGCTCCGCCTCCTGTGCCCCCTCCGCCTTCTTCCGAGGCCTTGAACGGATCGCTCCAGAATCAGTCCGACTCCCGCGACTCCTCGCAGCAG TCTCTTGGCTCTCTCCAAAGAAGCGCGTTGTCTCGGAACAGCCGCAGCCCCCCGGCCTCCTCTCATTCCGAAGAGGACCACGTCTACAG TTTTCCCAACAAGCAGAAGCCTTCGGAGTCGTCCACGGCAGCCATGAGCTCTGCACTGGGCAGCAACCTGTCTGAGCTGGACCGCCTGCTCCTGGAGCTCAACGCCGTGCAGCAAAGCACACCCTCCTTCTCTACCACAG AGGACGCGGCCCCTCCGCTTCCCACCTGCAGCTCGGCGCACTACATCCAGGAGAACGGCGCCCACCCGGGCGTTAAGCTGAGTGCCGGCACCGCGGACAAGCCCCAGAGGAACGGCACGAAGGGAGCCGAGGAGGGCCGCCCCACCGTGGAGAGCCTGCTCAGCGAACTGGAGTGCTCCATACCGGCCCCAGC GCACCTGGACGCCCCCTCCGAGCAGCAGGGCCGCATGTCGGCCACCTCGGCCACGCGGGAGCTGGACGAACTCATGGCCTGCCTGTCCGACTTCAAG CCGAGCTCTTTGGGCTCGCTGAATTCTGAGCCCCTGTTTGATCAGTCCAGCAGCTTCTCTACGGTCGTGGAAGTCCATTCTCCTCCCGCCACAATAACCCCCGTCTGCAGTCCACCCAGTAAATCTGCTAGCTACTCTCCGCTGCCGTCCCCTCCTGAGGCCCTAGTGCTGCACATAGTAGAAGATTCCACCGAAGCAGGGGCCACGACCTCCTCGAGCGTAGCCAAATCTATCCCCTCGTCTCCCCTTTTTGCATCTTTGGCTTTCGCCCCGCCCAGCTCTAGGCGTTCCCCCGCGGCTCAACCCGGCTCCGTCGCCGACGCGTCTGCCTCCGCGCTGAACGCCGAGCTGGAATCTCTTGCCGCTCTGTCCCGGACTACCAGTACCTCCACCGTGTCCTCCTCCAACCCCGGCGACGGGGGTCGTTGCCCTGCCGGGCCAGAGAGTCCCTCGGTCAGCGCAGGGATTAAGTCGGTATCTCCCCCGACTTGTATGTCGTCTTCGAAACCTCCTACCCCGACAAGTCTGCCTGCCAGCAGAAAGACCCCAGAGGGAGTTAGTCCTTCAGTTCCTTTAGCTTCTAATGGTCTCCATCATGTAACCAGTCCCGAGCCCAAACCTGCCGCTCCATCTACCAGTGCTACCACTGTTCCCATCGCTCTCACTCTCAGCGAATCACTCATCATACAGTCTCCATCGCCTCCCAAGCATGCTTCTTCTCACCTCACAACACCCCCGATGGTGCCCAAGGTGTCCAGCCCGAGACCTCAGGCAGAGCAGCCTGAGTCGGTCACCGTTACCCCGAGACCACCACCTCCACTTGGGCTGGAGGCACCGGCTCTGGAGCACTCTCTGGACGACGCCCTCGACGACCTCCTGGCCATGAGCTTCGGCAAGCCGGGGGGCGATGTCCCCGGCACGGCTTCGGCGGCCCCTAAGCCGAACCTCGCAGCGCGGCCGGCGGTCTTCGAGGAGGTGATCGTGTCCGTGGACCGTAGGGTGACGCAGCCGGACATGCACGCGGAGAGCGAGGCCGGGGACGGTCTCCTCGAGGACCAGTCCGACTGCCGGAGCAAGCTTCTCGACTGGGCCGATGTGGAGCTGAAGCTGCCCTACGACGGAGCCGATGGTTCCGTGACGCCCGTGACGGAGGCCAGCTGGATGGACGACTCGCTGACGCCGTCCTCCTGCCCCGGGACCCCTGATGCCCAGATAGACATGCCCTCGCTGCAGCCGACCAGCCCCATGGACAGGATCTCAGCCTCTGGACAC ATCAAGTCGGTGATCAGGCGCACCAAGGAGACGCCCAACGTCCACCCCATGTACCGGGATGGCCTGATCCGGAGAAAGATGGGCCCGCTCATCTTCCACAAGAGCAGCTCCCAGGACCGCCTCATCGAGGAGCTGCAGGGCAAGCTGGGAATCGCTCGCAAGGAGCGGCCCAAAAAACAGCCCGACGACTGGCTGACAGAAGGGGTCATTGTCATGTCGAACCCCAAGCGCTCATGGGAAGACCACAGCAGGGAGGTCGATAAG atCATCATCCCCCCCGAGTCTCCTCTCCCTCAGAGGAAG ATCATGGCCCAGGGGAAGGGCCCCAACACGCAGGTCAATAAACTGGACAACATGCTGGGCAGCCTGCAGTCTGACCTCCACAAGCTGGGCGTTCAGACCGTGGCCAAGGGCGTGTGCGGAGCCTGCTGCAAGCCAATCGTTGGCCAG GTGGTGACGGCCATGGGCCGCACATGGCATCCGGAGCATTTTGTGTGCACGCACTGCCAGGAGGAGATTGGTTCTAGAAACTTCTTTGAGCGGGACGGCCAGCCGTACTGCGAGAGGGACTACCACCACCTCTTCTCCCCGCGCTGCTACTATTGCAACGGCCCCATTCTGGAT AAAGTGGTGACTGCCCTGGACAGGACGTGGCATCCGGAACACTTCTTCTGCGCTCAGTGCGGAGCCTTCTTTGGCCCTGAGG gtttcCACGAGAAAGATGGGAAGGCGTACTGCCGTAAGGACTACTTTGACCTGTTCGCTCCCAAGTGTGGAGGGTGTGCCCGTGCTATTCTGGAGAACTACATCTCTGCCCTGAATAGCCTCTGGCATCCCGAGTGTTTTGTCTGcagg GAGTGCTTCACGCCATTCGTGAACGGCAGCTTCTTCGAGCATGACGGGCAGCCGTACTGCGAGGTGCACTATCACGAGCGGCGCGGCTCACTCTGCTCCGGCTGCCAGAAGCCCATCACTGGCCGCTGCATCACGGCCATGGGCAAGAAGTTCCACCCTGAACACTTCGTCTGCGCCTTCTGCCTCAAACAGCTCAACAAGGGCACCTTCAAGGAGCAGAATGACAAACCCTACTGTCACGGATGCTTCATCAAGCTCTTcagttag